In a genomic window of Rhododendron vialii isolate Sample 1 chromosome 12a, ASM3025357v1:
- the LOC131310478 gene encoding F-box/FBD/LRR-repeat protein At1g13570-like isoform X1, whose amino-acid sequence MHSKERSSEMKRMCSSTSDVVSDLPDNILEKILVLMPIRDAVRTSVLSKKWRYTWRTIPELVFDDKSLVEPYPILFRQGFPPVHLPTKDRFLASIYHVLLFHRGAIFKFILSISKLESCSEIDSLITFLSSGGIQELTLQIWKGGPHKLPRSLFSCQQLTQLNLKYCVFGPPTTFKGFQRVVCLELCDVIITAGTFQTLVSSCPLLEQLKFESSACFDYIGIDAPNLKVLSLTGFFKSLSVKNAPHLSDFSLHSKCLKNLWGVKDRRLEWTGLLDGLPVLENLHMGGLYVVFFAAGWKFIGKRLLMLRPLNVLELSDVLLGTAIVFQFIWLMITNSPKLQRLTIQAIPSSKDDEVAVLKICEATMVSSDFYLKQLREVEMRFVSGTTSELHIMKLLLAYSPILEIMVVKPHPAKVTDGGLRILKELSQFQRLSPKAKITYKHRNVRN is encoded by the exons ATGCATTCTAAAGAGCGATCATCAGAAATGAAGAGAATGTGTAGTTCAACCTCGGATGTTGTCAGCGATCTTCCTGATAATATACTCGAAAAAATCTTGGTACTTATGCCCATACGAGACGCTGTGAGGACAAGTGTTTTGTCAAAGAAATGGAGGTATACCTGGAGAACTATTCCTGAACTTGTATTTGATGATAAGTCACTAGTAGAGCCTTATCCAATTCTCTTTCGCCAAGGATTTCCACCAGTCCATCTCCCAACTAAAGACAGATTTTTGGCTTCTATATACCATGTTCTATTATTTCACCGCGGAGCAATATTCAAGTTCATTCTCTCTATAAGTAAGCTCGAAAGTTGTTCTGAAATTGACTCACTGATAACTTTTCTGTCGAGTGGTGGGATCCAGGAACTGACCCTTCAAATTTGGAAGGGCGGACCCCATAAATTGCCTCGATCTCTGTTTTCTTGTCAACAACTGACACAGTTAAATCTCAAATATTGTGTATTTGGACCCCCAACAACTTTCAAGGGATTTCAAAGGGTTGTTTGCTTGGAGCTTTGTGACGTCATCATCACTGCAGGCACCTTTCAAACTTTGGTTTCCAGTTGTCCACTCCTAGAACAGTTGAAATTTGAAAGTTCTGCTTGTTTTGACTATATTGGAATTGATGCTCCTAATCTCAAAGTCCTAAGCTTAACAGGGTTTTTCAAATCTCTCAGTGTAAAAAATGCACCTCATCTTTCAGATTTTTCACTGCActcaaaatgtttgaaaaacTTATGGGGAGTAAAAGATAGACGACTTGAATGGACCGGTCTTTTGGATGGCCTACCTGTTCTTGAGAATCTGCATATGGGCGGTCTTTATGTGGTG TTCTTTGCTGCAGGCTGGAAGTTTATAGGAAAGAGGCTTCTTATGTTAAGGCCTCTTAATGTTCTAGAGTTGTCTGATGTTCTCCTTGGGACAGCAATTGTTTTCCAGTTTATTTGGTTGATGATAACCAACTCCCCAAAATTACAGAGATTAACAATTCAG GCGATTCCATCCAGCAAAGATGATGAAGTAGCTGTTCTGAAAATTTGTGAAGCGACTATGGTCAGCTCGGATTTCTATCTGAAACAACTTCGAGAGGTGGAGATGCGTTTTGTATCTGGCACCACATCTGAATTACACATCATGAAGCTTCTGTTAGCCTATTCCCCAATATTGGAGATCATGGTCGTGAAGCCACATCCGGCTAAGGTTACCGATGGAGGATTGAGGATCTTGAAAGAGCTGTCACAATTTCAGCGTTTGTCTCCCAAGGCGAAAATCACATACAAACATCGAAATGTGCGAAACTAA
- the LOC131310478 gene encoding uncharacterized protein LOC131310478 isoform X2, with translation MEFFAAGWKFIGKRLLMLRPLNVLELSDVLLGTAIVFQFIWLMITNSPKLQRLTIQAIPSSKDDEVAVLKICEATMVSSDFYLKQLREVEMRFVSGTTSELHIMKLLLAYSPILEIMVVKPHPAKVTDGGLRILKELSQFQRLSPKAKITYKHRNVRN, from the exons ATGGAG TTCTTTGCTGCAGGCTGGAAGTTTATAGGAAAGAGGCTTCTTATGTTAAGGCCTCTTAATGTTCTAGAGTTGTCTGATGTTCTCCTTGGGACAGCAATTGTTTTCCAGTTTATTTGGTTGATGATAACCAACTCCCCAAAATTACAGAGATTAACAATTCAG GCGATTCCATCCAGCAAAGATGATGAAGTAGCTGTTCTGAAAATTTGTGAAGCGACTATGGTCAGCTCGGATTTCTATCTGAAACAACTTCGAGAGGTGGAGATGCGTTTTGTATCTGGCACCACATCTGAATTACACATCATGAAGCTTCTGTTAGCCTATTCCCCAATATTGGAGATCATGGTCGTGAAGCCACATCCGGCTAAGGTTACCGATGGAGGATTGAGGATCTTGAAAGAGCTGTCACAATTTCAGCGTTTGTCTCCCAAGGCGAAAATCACATACAAACATCGAAATGTGCGAAACTAA
- the LOC131310481 gene encoding uncharacterized protein LOC131310481 yields the protein MKGKVSLNEFNGYEALLIKDIVEFADRKVGDNQDLLTQMQRLITSHEYLSAQAEDIRAKAHSKMLQIWKRPKKEVVVWFRDLKSLKRDVQRLEQEVYFVESRVRSPVQLRKIIAEKIQEVAELRDKGRAFKDNLLVDAFSIGRLLMPPTKDIFESAEARDPERIREYLINTLLELGDGDVWVARTERIREYLLDTLSELGDDDVWAAHTQRIREYLTDTLSEVRDGDVWVARTKRIWEYLIDTLLEPGDGDVWVAHTERIREYLTDTLLEVGNGDVTERFREYLMDTLSKLRDDAATERIWESLTDKLSKLRDGAVIELREYSKLGDGAMWVAHTERIRENLTNTLSELRDGDVWVARTERIRENLTDTLSELRDDAVTELREYSKLGDGVVQGTFQAVRSAIQPLLE from the exons ATGAAAGGGAAGGTTTCCCTAAACGAATTTAACGG GTATGAAGCCCTGTTGATTAAGGACATTGTTGAATTCGCTGACAGGAAGGTTGGCGACAATCAA GATCTTTTAACACAGATGCAACGTCTCATTACAAGCCATGAGTATTTATCGGCACAAGCAGAAGACATACGAGCAAAAGCTCACAGTAAAATGCTCCAGATATGGAAAAGACCAAAGAAAGAAGTTGTAGTTTGGTTCAGAGATTTGAAATCGTTGAAGCGTGATGTGCAAAGACTTGAGCAAGAAGTTTATTTTGTAGAAAGCAGAGTCCGCTCGCCTGTACAGCTACGAAAGATTATTGCCGAAAAGATTCAAGAGGTGGCAGAACTCCGAGACAAGGGCAGAGCTTTCAAGGATAATTTGCTGGTTGATGCATTTTCAATTGGTAGACTGTTGATGCCACCAACGAAAGATATTTTTGAATCCGCAGAGGCAAGGGACCCAGAAAGAATTCGGGAATACTTGATAAATACATTGTtagaattgggggatggtgatGTGTGGGTGGCACGCACAGAAAGAATTCGGGAATACTTGTTGGATACATTGTCAGAATTGGGGGATGATGATGTGTGGGCAGCACACACACAAAGAATTCGGGAATACTTGACTGATACATTGTCAGAAGTGAGGGATGGTGATGTGTGGGTGGCACGCACAAAAAGAATTTGGGAATACTTGATAGATACATTATTAGAACCGGGGGATGGTGATGTGTGGGTGGCACACACAGAAAGAATTCGGGAATACTTGACGGATACATTGTTAGAAGTGGGGAATGGTGATGTCACAGAAAGATTTCGGGAATACTTGATGGATACATTGTCAAAACTGAGGGATGATGCTGCGACAGAAAGAATTTGGGAATCCTTGACAGATAAATTGTCAAAACTAAGGGATGGTGCTGTGATAGAATTACGAGAATACTCaaaattgggggatggtgctatGTGGGTGGCGCATACAGAAAGAATTCGGGAAAACTTGACAAATACATTGTCAGAACTGAGGGATGGTGATGTGTGGGTGGCGCGCACAGAAAGAATTCGAGAAAACTTGACGGATACATTGTCAGAATTGAGGGATGATGCTGTAACAGAATTACGGGAATACTCAAAactgggggatggtgttgtgcaagGCACCTTTCAAGCCGTCCGTTCGGCTATCCAACCACTACTAGAGTAA
- the LOC131310484 gene encoding uncharacterized protein LOC131310484, whose translation MYPHNPPTTCYHLALNAYFNIPHLLFRVIIWICMMVSKVFFFFFFAVPTLALLMTDVQKASTFSRIAYDVRFASAGSRWLEYSSCFPFYFLCLCWNSCYIRYVCCFE comes from the exons ATGTACCCACATAACCCACCCACTACTTGTTACCATTTAGCTCTGAATGCGTATTTCAATATACCTCATCTCTTGTTTAGAGTTATAATTTGGATATGTATGATGGTCAGTaaggtcttcttcttcttcttttttgcagtTCCAACTTTAGCATTGTTAATGACGGACGTCCAAAAGGCATCAACGTTCTCACGCATTGCTTATGAT gTGAGATTTGCTTCTGCTGGTTCGAGGTGGTTGGAGTACTCTTCATGTTTTCCATTTTACTTCCTCTGTTTATGTTGGAATTCTTGTTACATTCGTTatgtttgttgttttgaataa